A DNA window from Pseudomonas sp. B21-056 contains the following coding sequences:
- a CDS encoding amino acid ABC transporter ATP-binding protein: MISIKNINKWYGDFQVLTNCSTEVSKGEVVVVCGPSGSGKSTLIKCVNALEPFQKGDIVVDGTSIADPKTNLPKLRSRVGMVFQHFELFPHLTITENLTIAQIKVLGRSKEEATKKGLQLLERVGLSAHAHKHPGQLSGGQQQRVAIARALAMDPVVMLFDEPTSALDPEMVNEVLDVMVQLAHEGMTMMCVTHEMGFARKVANRVIFMDQGQIIEDCPKEEFFGDISARSERAQHFLEKILQH, translated from the coding sequence ATGATCTCTATCAAGAACATCAACAAGTGGTATGGGGACTTCCAGGTACTGACCAATTGCAGCACCGAGGTCAGCAAGGGTGAAGTGGTGGTGGTGTGCGGTCCGTCGGGCTCGGGCAAATCCACCCTGATCAAATGCGTGAACGCCCTGGAGCCGTTCCAGAAAGGCGACATCGTGGTCGACGGCACGTCCATCGCCGACCCGAAGACCAACCTGCCGAAACTGCGTTCGCGGGTGGGCATGGTGTTCCAGCACTTCGAACTGTTCCCGCACCTGACCATCACCGAGAACCTGACCATCGCGCAGATCAAGGTGCTGGGCCGCAGCAAGGAAGAAGCCACCAAGAAGGGCCTGCAACTGCTTGAGCGCGTAGGCCTGTCGGCCCACGCCCACAAGCACCCGGGCCAGCTCTCCGGCGGCCAGCAACAGCGCGTGGCGATTGCCCGTGCACTGGCGATGGACCCGGTGGTGATGCTGTTCGACGAACCGACCTCGGCCCTCGACCCGGAAATGGTCAACGAAGTGCTCGACGTGATGGTGCAACTGGCCCACGAAGGCATGACCATGATGTGCGTGACCCACGAAATGGGCTTCGCCCGCAAAGTGGCGAACCGGGTGATCTTCATGGACCAGGGCCAGATCATCGAGGACTGCCCGAAGGAAGAGTTCTTCGGCGACATCAGCGCCCGCTCCGAACGTGCGCAGCACTTCCTTGAGAAAATCCTGCAGCACTAA
- a CDS encoding amino acid ABC transporter permease, protein MEFDFSGVVPAIPGLWNGMVMTLQLMVLGVVGGIVLGTILALMRLSHNRLLSNIAGAYVNYFRSIPLLLVITWFYLAVPFVLRWITGEDTPIGAFGSCVVAFMMFEAAYFCEIVRAGVQSIPKGQMGAAQALGMNYGQTMRLIILPQAFRKMTPLLLQQSIILFQDTSLVYTVGLVDFLNASRANGDIIGRSNEFLIVAGLVYFTISFAASLLVKRLQKRFAV, encoded by the coding sequence ATGGAATTCGATTTCAGCGGTGTCGTCCCGGCCATTCCCGGCCTGTGGAACGGCATGGTGATGACCCTTCAATTGATGGTCCTGGGCGTGGTCGGCGGGATTGTCCTGGGGACGATCCTGGCGTTGATGCGCCTGTCCCATAACAGGTTGCTGTCCAATATCGCCGGCGCCTACGTCAACTACTTCCGCTCGATCCCGTTGCTGCTGGTCATCACCTGGTTCTACCTGGCGGTGCCGTTCGTGCTGCGCTGGATCACCGGCGAAGACACGCCCATCGGCGCGTTCGGTTCCTGCGTCGTGGCGTTCATGATGTTCGAAGCGGCGTACTTCTGCGAAATCGTCCGGGCCGGCGTGCAGTCGATCCCCAAGGGCCAGATGGGCGCCGCCCAGGCACTGGGCATGAATTATGGCCAGACCATGCGCCTGATCATCCTGCCCCAGGCGTTCCGCAAGATGACCCCGCTGCTGCTGCAACAGAGCATCATCCTGTTTCAGGACACCTCGCTGGTCTACACCGTCGGCCTGGTGGACTTCCTCAATGCTTCGCGAGCCAATGGCGACATCATCGGCCGCTCCAATGAGTTCCTGATCGTCGCAGGTCTCGTGTACTTCACAATCAGCTTTGCCGCCTCGCTGCTGGTCAAGCGTCTGCAAAAAAGGTTCGCCGTATGA
- a CDS encoding amino acid ABC transporter permease, which produces MNYNWDWGVFFKSTGVGSETYLDWYIAGLGWTIAIAVVAWIIALLLGSVLGVMRTVPNRLVSGIATCYVELFRNVPLLVQLFIWYFLVPDLLPENLQEWYKQDLNPTTSAYLSVVVCLGLFTAARVCEQVRTGIQALPRGQESAARAMGFKLPQIYWNVLLPQAYRIIIPPLTSEFLNVFKNSSVASLIGLMELLAQTKQTAEFSANLFEAFTLATLIYFTLNMSLMLLMRMVEKKVAVPGLISVGGK; this is translated from the coding sequence ATGAATTACAACTGGGACTGGGGCGTGTTCTTCAAGTCCACCGGCGTGGGCAGCGAGACTTATCTCGACTGGTACATCGCCGGTTTGGGCTGGACCATCGCCATTGCCGTCGTGGCCTGGATCATTGCCCTGCTGCTGGGCTCGGTGCTGGGCGTGATGCGCACCGTGCCGAACCGGCTGGTGTCGGGTATCGCCACCTGCTACGTGGAGCTTTTCCGTAACGTGCCGCTGCTGGTGCAGCTGTTCATCTGGTACTTCCTGGTGCCCGACCTGCTGCCGGAAAACCTGCAGGAGTGGTACAAGCAGGACCTGAACCCGACCACGTCGGCCTACCTGAGCGTCGTCGTCTGCCTGGGCCTGTTCACCGCCGCCCGGGTCTGCGAGCAAGTGCGCACCGGTATCCAGGCGCTGCCACGCGGCCAGGAATCCGCGGCCCGGGCCATGGGCTTCAAGCTGCCGCAGATCTACTGGAACGTGCTGCTGCCCCAGGCCTACCGGATCATCATTCCGCCGCTCACCTCGGAGTTCCTCAACGTCTTCAAGAACTCCTCCGTGGCCTCGCTGATCGGCCTGATGGAACTGCTCGCGCAGACCAAGCAGACCGCCGAGTTCTCCGCCAACCTGTTCGAAGCCTTCACCCTGGCGACGCTGATCTATTTCACCCTGAACATGAGCCTGATGCTGCTCATGCGCATGGTCGAGAAGAAAGTCGCGGTGCCCGGCCTCATCTCCGTGGGGGGTAAATAA